A portion of the Phycodurus eques isolate BA_2022a chromosome 3, UOR_Pequ_1.1, whole genome shotgun sequence genome contains these proteins:
- the iscua gene encoding iron-sulfur cluster assembly enzyme ISCU, mitochondrial: MAMALRKSALLFDTRLLRPELKILCSYHKKVVDHYENPRNVGSLDKNAKNVGTGLVGAPACGDVMKLQVEVDENGKIVDAKFKTFGCGSAIASSSLATEWVKGKSIDEALRIKNTDIAKELCLPPVKLHCSMLAEDAIRAALSDYRVKQNKEEQGVKASS, encoded by the exons ATGGCGATGGCCTTACGAAAGTCTGCGTTGTTGTTCGACACAAGGTTGCTGCGCCCGGAGCTAAAAATCCTCTGCTCCTATCACAAGAAG GTTGTGGACCACTACGAAAACCCAAGAAATGTGGGGTCTTTGGATAAAAACGCCAAGAATGTGGGCACTGGTTTAGTGGGTGCACCAGCCTGTGGCGACGTCATGAAGCTCCAG GTTGAAGTGGATGAAAACGGTAAGATTGTGGACGCCAAGTTCAAGACATTTGGCTGCGGATCAGCCATTGCTTCCAGCTCTCTGGCAACTGAGTGGGTGAAAGGGAAGTCG ATCGATGAAGCTTTGAGGATCAAGAACACAGACATTGCAAAAGAACTCTGCCTTCCACCTGTCAAGCTTCATTGTTCCA TGCTTGCAGAAGACGCCATAAGAGCAGCCCTGTCGGACTACAGAGTGAAACAGAACAAGGAGGAGCAAGGTGTCAAAGCCAGCAGTTAA